In Lactuca sativa cultivar Salinas chromosome 5, Lsat_Salinas_v11, whole genome shotgun sequence, the DNA window AACTCAAGGAAAGAAATCAGCCAGAAGAAGATGTAGATGTGTTTGTTGTTGAAAAGAAAGAAGATGAAAgtgatgatgatgtgtttgaaaCTTGTGTTGTGGAGGACTCTGATTCAGATGATTCGGGGAGACATCTTCCTCTTCCTTGTTACAGACGCAAATCTGCTTCTTCTTCTGAAGGAAGGATTATAAGGAAAAATAATGTGATGAGTTTGCAGCAGCAGGCTCCTAAAAGAAGACATGATGTGGTTTCTCAAGCACAAAAAAGGCTTAGGAGAAACTCTTCAGCTGATTTGCAGATCATATCTctttgtgaataataattaaataataaataataaaatcatcaTAGTATATATCGTTATGTGGATAGTGGTAAATATTATATTTGCTATATAgctttttgaaaatatttgttttaagagattcaacttttttttttttttgagaaaaaaagagATGATTGATGTTATTGATGTATAACAGTGTTGCTATTGGGTTTGTCTGTGGTCATTAGTTaaaatagtttttattttttatttttgtaacgATCAATTAACaagataataatattttaattacgAGTATTATACTTAATAACTTGTCTTGTAGAATATAGTCACTTCCCAAATCTTTTCACTAGTGTACAAACCAAACAGGATTTTATTGAAGAAAATATTCTAATTTCATTCCAAATTTTATCAACCAAACTCTTCATAGATTCCAAGCACCTAAAGTTCCAATTCCCTTTGACAAGTTGCAAATTCGATGGAAATAATCCAACAATCCAAAGGGGTTTTCTAGTTATCAAAGTTCTgggtgtttatatgtttatatcaCTTCCATCTATCTAGAAAGCTACGACCATATCCTCTTCAAAGACTCAAAACAACCAAAAAACACTTACAAGACATACCCCAAACTCTTCATTTGATCCATCTATTCACCAACCCGTCTACTTTGTTTGGCAGCCCATCGTAAGCTTTTTAAAAGTAGCCCATAAATCTAAGTTTTAAGACCATTCTTTGCAGCCCACTTCGATTACCTACGGCCCAATATCTTTAGTTTATCCTATTGACTCTCAAATGAAAGATCCATGATTTGGTCTCCCAAAAGGGATCGGTTATATCGGTTATTAGAATGACATAAAAGGGGACGCAcatatagataaaaaaaaaaaatgaaaaaacatcataaatggtccctgtgcttATCTAAAATCTAAAGTTTAGTCATCatggtttaaaaacctcatagatggtccctgtgatttcaaaacttttgacgattggttcTTATTGGTAACTCCGTTAACTTTTGTCCGTTAATTGATGGACATTTCCGTCATTTcacaccacagggaccatttatgatcttttcagttattttttttaaaaaagtaaaaaactaaatataattatttaatatataatctctctctctctctctctctctctctctctctctctctccggaAAACACAATCGAATCTTCATCAGATGGTGGTGTTACCGGTGTTaatgggtggtggtggtataaAAATTCAAACCAAATTCAATACAAGTGCACCTCCTATCTCTTTTCCAGATTCATACACATCCATACAaagatgattttttttaataaagattCTAACCAAATTCAAAACAAATACACACCCTCTCTCTTACAGATTCAAAAGCCAGAAATCAGGGGAAAGAAATCTCAGTACCAATCAACATGTTTGCATTAAGCAGATTAGGAGTAGAAACAAATGAATCAAAAATCAATTGGTTATCATATCTTTTGGAAGGCTTGATCGTAGTTATTCGAGAAAGGGATGATCTCAGAAGGGTTTAACCCCACACCCACCCTCACTACCATTTTCTCTCTGTTCCTCTCGTATCTTTCTCATCTTGCAGATCCAAATCTAGGTAAATAGCCCTCTCCACCCCTACTCCTCTCTCTGCTTTGGTAATCCCCATCTCCATTTTGATTTGCCCCCATTAAAACAACCCTTTTCAAACCTCAAAAATGTATGGAACCTGGATGGGGAGACAGACACGAGGTTGTAAGAAGAAACCACAAAACGAGGCCAGAGCATCTTCATATTTAGAAATAAAAAATGAGCCTGATCGTTATTGATCGAGATCAGACTCGAAAATGGGTGATGGGCTTATGCAACAGACGGGATTTCTGTTTTGATCTTCAATGGTTGAGTTCCTTCGATGACAGAAACGATCTTCAATAAATGAGAATTAGGGGCGATCTATCGGCTATCATCTTCAGATTCAGATGAGATCCATTGTTTTTATGCATTGCCTGAAGTTTTCGGAACCCTAGCCTTCATCCTCACCGTCACTACTGGCATCGTTTTCAACTAAAATCTAACAGGTCTAGTGCTTAATACCTACAACGATACAAGCTCCTAGAAGGCAAAGGGATGGAATTCGAGTTTGACAATAGAGGAATGGAGCATAGGATTGGGAATGAGGATGAACGATTGAATTAGTTGAAATTGATTGAACCAgtggagaaagagagagagggagagagagagagagattatatattaaataattatatttagttttttctttttttaaaaaaaaaaaactgaaaagatCATAAATGGTCGCTGTGGTGTGaaatgaaatgacgaaaatgcccctcaaTTAACAGATAAaagttaacggagttagcaataaggaccaattgtcaaaagttttgaaaacacagggaccatctacgaggtttttaaaccacgaggactaaacttcagattttgggtaaccacagagaccatttatgatgttttttctattttctaTTGTTCAAAGTTTGCCACAAAAGTCTTAACATTTGGTCCCTCATCAAGTTTTTACCACATTTGTGGAACTAGTACTTTTGGTCCTCTAGCTTTTAGATCCGTTAGCCACAAAGGTTTCAAGAGTTTGCTATTTGTGGTCCCTAACATTTACCAAAAGTGATATCTCAAGTTTTTGCCACATTAATTTGTGGAGTTGATTTTTTGGTCCCCATACATTTGATATTCTACTATACGACCTTACTTTCCTCAAAACATTATACACACAAAATAGAAACAACAAacgagaaaaaaaaaatcaaagaaacactaaaatatgtaaacatgaaaaagaaaaaatcGGAATGCAACGAAACGCGACTCACCTTCTAGTTAGTACAAAATTTGTGTAATGGGTTGAAAATGGTCTTAGTGTAAGATTGTTTGTCCTATAAAAATATCTATAGGGACTAAAATCGGGAAGGAGATATTTTGTGTCATTTATAGATCTTTTAACTAAGATCAGGGACTGTCTCTGTAACTAGACTCAAAGAACTGAAGGAAGGTCGAGAATATGAAGGCGGGCAAAATCCAATTCAAAATATGATAGAAGCAAAAGGACAAAGACGAATCTCTGTCTCTCTTTTTGTTGCTCCGATTTGAACTTCGGAAACCTGGTTCTTGCTTTTCCAACACTTTGATTGGTCGAGTTTCTTGTACGATTAAAGGTAAACTTTGGTTGATACTTGCTGATTTTGTAAGTGCAAGTTTATTAGGTATCTGATTTCCGGCTAGGGGTTTtcatttgagtttgattttttattAGAATTCGTtggatctatgtgttatatgtctTGTATACTTTGATTCGTGCCTTGTTTACCTAATCCTGTGTTTTCGTTGCTTGCAAAGTAGGGTTTTCTGAGTTGCATTTAACTTTTTGTTAGTCATATTCTGACTAAATTATGTCAATTTTGCTGTTACTTTTATATAGAATGGTTGCTGACTTCAAATTTAGTATTAACTGTCGAAAAAAATATAACAATCATACTTTTTTGCATATAGTTTATTTGAATCGGAATATGTCAGAGTTGAGATATATTGTTACTTAAACTTCATTGGAAATAATGTGTGATTTCACTTATCATTTTTTCATAAATGATGGTTGTTTCTTGAAGATTGTTAACGTGTACAATTAAAACATCTGTAGAAATTCAAAGATATCAATTTTTACAAGCTTATTAGTAGTTTAACAAGATTTGATATGAGGATTTCTTAGTTCATTCTTGTGTTGTCATCAAACAGGAAACCTTGAGATTCATTACACACCATGACAGACTTAAAGAGAATGGATGTTCATGAAGCACTAGACAAAGCTAGAGCAGAAAAAGAAAGGCTGGAGGAAGAAGTTCGTACAAAAACAGATCTCTACAATAACTTAAGAAAAGCTCAACTTGAAATGGTGACTAAATTTCAGGAAACAAAGTTGCAATCTGAAAAGCAAGCCAAAGAACTGAATGCCAGGTCTGAAGAGATGATAAGTAAATTGGAGGAGGAACTTAGAGATGTTGAAGATCAACTGAAATGGAAGAATGAACAGTTTCAACATCTTGAAGAAGCACATGAAAGGCTTCAAGAGAGTTTTCGATGTAGTAAATCAGAGTGGGAGAAAGAGAAGTCATTGCTTTTGGATGAGATTTCTTCTGTTCAAAGAAGCCTGGATGCTCAAATTAGAATATCTGAAACCCTTCAGACCCAATTAAAGATATGCAACCAAGCATTAGCACATGAACAAAGCTCAAAGAAACTGTTGGAATTTGAAGTTTCTGAGTATAAATCACGTTTTGACAATATTTACTTGGAGTGCCATGAAGCTAAGGCAACTATTGAGAAGTTGTCTCACAAGAGAGATGAAGAGGTTGCAGAATTAAGAGATACTTTAGCCACAAAAGATTCTCAATCCAAAGAGATGGGGTATAAATTGGTGTATTTAGAACAAGAAAATCAAGATCTAACAGCATCTCTCAAAGAATTCCAGGAATCTCAGATTGTGAAAAGTGGACCTACTGCTTCATTGAAGAAACTTCAAAGGAGATATCAAGATTTGGAACAAATACACAAGAAGTGTAAAGAAAATCTTGAAGAAAAAGAAGTTGAGTGGAAATCTCAATTCGAAAAGAAAAGGAAAGAGATGGATGAGTATCTATCAAAACTGAAATTACAAAATGAACAAGTTAAGCAGTTACAGGAGGAGTTGGAAAATTCTAAGATTCAGAATCTTAAAGATGTTTCAGATGATTTACCACAGAAATTTATTGAGATAGAGAAAGAGAAACAGTTGGTAGAAAACCAAAGTATGTTACTTGAAACAAGCCTAAAAGCATGCAAGATTGAGAATCAAAGTCTTTTATGTAAAGCAAATGAGCAGAATGAAAAAATTGTTGATTTGCAACATCAAATAGTCTTACTAGAAACATTGGTTAAAGAAAGAACAGGGACAATAGAAGCACAAAAGCAAGAAACAGAAAAGTATTTCAAAGTTATACAAGATAAAGAAAGCAGCTTAGAAAATGTGGTAATTGGTTTTGAGCAAGAAAAAAAGAGCCTTTTAGAGGTGTTAGAAGAGAGAAACAAGAGGATTGAAGAAGTTATAGAAGAGATGACCAATGCTTTCAAGAACTCAGAAGAAAAACAGATTGAGAATGATCTCATACACCATGCTTTACAAAAAATGGAGATTGAAGTTTCTAATTTATGTCACAAAATGAAGGTCAAAGATGAATCCTTGTTGCAGGCTTCCCAACATTCAGAAGAACTACAAGTCAAGAATTTAGAAAAACAGACTGAGATTGATGTTATAAACCAAGCTTTACACAAAATGAAGATTGAAGTTAATAATTTATTTGAGAAAATGAAGGTCAAAGATGAATCCTTGTTTCAGGCCTCTCAACATGCAGAAGAACTACAAGTCAATAATCTAGAAAAACAGATTGAGATTGACGTTCTAAACCAAGCTTTCGAAAAAATGAGGATTGAAGTTTCTGATTTatctgagaaaatgaagttgaaAGATGAATCTTTGTTGCAGGCTGAAGAACTACAAGTCTTGTTGGGAATCAAGAAATTAGAAACTGAAAAGCTTAAAAAACAGTTTGAAGATGAGAAAAGACAGTTAGAGGCTGAAAATCAAGGTTTACGTGAAGATATTACAATACTGTTATCACATAGGGAGGATTTGATAAGTCAAATGGAAACAATTTCTGAACAGATGGGTGAATTTTCTAAAGATGATGAGTTTTTAATGGGTATGCTGGATAACATGTTGCAGAAGTCCTCCACTTTGAACAAGTAGAAGGTATGCTGTTATTGTGCTCATTCTTTTAAAAGAGTTTTACAAGTTCTTTTAGTTTTAGATAGGAAATGGAAATCTTGATCGTGATCTTATTAGATAGGCCATAGTTATGATTGCAAAATATTGTTAATTTAAATGTGTGAAATGGTACATAGTTTGGCAAAAGACATGTTTTTCTACAATCTGTTGTAAGTCATGAGTTCATATTTTAAGGTCTTAATCAATTAGTGTTGGATTATGGCAGTTAATGGTAAAGTCTTTTTATCCTAGAAATCGTCGAGGGTCCAAGAATCTAAGGGGTACGTACACTTTTATCATGTAGAAAATATAATACATAAAGTTAAATGTGTACATAAGCCGGATAAAATCTTATCCAGATTCTTTTAATTGATTCAAATTTTATCTGAAAAAGTCAAATAGGTATTTCATAATATAAGGACAAGATTTATCCGGTTTTGATCCAGAATAGTTGGATTGATACACACACCTAAGCCAACTATGTTTTGGGTTAATCCTCacgattttacaaaaaaaaagtcTTACCAGTTAAGCTAAAGACTTATATGAACTCAACATCTCCTCTGCTTGCGAGTGATGGGGACAAGGAGTACCAATAGTCCAATACATCCTCCCATGACTCTATGAGGAACGTATCATGGATCTCGCCGGATATttgataataagattattcgattTAACtgtatttatatattattttcgatacaaaaacaataaaaaacaaaGGGGATAGCGTTAAATCGTCGCAATCTTTGAAGTTTGAATcggagatttttttttttaactttttttatttgAACTGCAAATCTAACCTACTCCTATTATATTACTCTTAAATCTACCTATGTCTTCAACAAGACTTGAAACCTCAACCTTAAAGAAGGAGTGCAACATctgataccgctgggctagaagccctttggtgAATCGGAGATTATTTAATTAGGGAGTTCTTGGATGTTGTCTAATTTGTCCTTAATGTTGTCGTCATCTATTTTGGTCGCTCGAGTGATATCCTAAGTGCAACTTTTTCTTCATGGATGTATAGCTCGTATGGTGTTTGAAGTTTGCCTTTAAGCGAAAAATAAATGGTGTGTGATGAGTGTTGAATCTATCAAACAATAAATCATATTTGTatttatatgatttaaaaataATAGTATAGTGGCAAATAAGGTCTATCCTTAGGAAGATAGGGACTCACTTTTAAtccaaaaataaatcaaaatagtTATGTATTATTACAATGCATAAAAAGTGAATACTGAGAATTTGAAATCAAGTAAACTAAACCAACATACAAGAAAATAAATACTAGAAACAAGAGTAAAAAAAATCCAGATCCAAGTTTTATTCACTTAATGGTGTAAAGCTAACAATGAATCGATATCAAATTGAATTCTAGTCTAAGTTGATACTTGAAGATACTAATAAACCCTATTATCTTCTATTCACCAGATTGTTTGATCAAAATAAACTATTTGAATTAAACTCAACCTTACTAACTTactctaaacaagctcttagaaatAAATTGAAAGATCGTATTAATTTTGTGTGGATGTTCCCAACAACGTTCAATATTTCTCACGAGCTTCGAACCGTAAAAACATGCAATTTTagtaggggtgagcaaacccaAACCAAAAAACTGAGAAACCGACTAAAACCGACAAAACCGAAACcggaaaaaccgaaaccgaagcaaAACCAACGGTTTGGGTTTGATATTTTTAGAAACCGAAAAatcgggttcgggttcggtttctaaccagaaaccgacccatccaacccaagaaaccgacccatacttaaaaccgacaaaccgccccaagaaaccgacccatccaacccGAGAAACCACCCATACTTGATTGTGTTTTAGTTGTAATAGACTATTTCGGGCTTTAGTTGTAAGTTGTAATTGACTATTTGTTGTAAGACTCATGTTTTTTGAAGTACTTAACTTCAATTTGTTATTTTTTGAAGTATCTAACTTGTtgcttcatttatggaaaatgggttaaaactttaaacccatgggtttaaacccagaacccgtgagtgtatgggttgaacccaagaaaccgaaaaaCCGCCCAAATCGACCTCAGAACCCAAGAAACCGAACCGACCAGAAACCGATCCTATTGGGTTCTAAAAACCAGAAACCGACCatttatgggttgggttgggtttgaGTCCAAAACCGACCCATGCACACCCCTAAATTTTAGTTTACAACGCAGCTACTCCCATCACAAAACCAATTTGATGTGTGTCACTTAACATCAACTCATAAAACgattatgaattttacaaattggATAACGAAAATGAATTAACCCTATAAAGCGGGCAACATGAATTGAGCCAAGAATCAAATGTTGAGTTATAACAAAACTAAAATTGATGGGAAGAATAACATAAAATCAAATCATATGATTAACTACATAAAAAAGGAGTTCAAACTACACAACCGAATGTGTTGCTTCAACTTActaaatgaaaaactaaaaataatttaattaacaTTCGTATTATAATCTTGTAATTGTTAGAAAAGCATGATTATAAGGCTATGTTGGTAGCTAATAAGCTAGTtgataaaaatgaaatttggTAAAAACTAGTTGATAAACTAGCCGGAAGATATAAAAAGACAATTAGAAGAATATGTTTTATACAATTAATTAGGGATATATttgagaaaattaaaaaaaaaaacttattaaaaGCTAGTTTaaatagctttttaaaaagctatcTTATAAGTTACTTTTTGACTTCACaaatataataactttaaaaaactcaaaaaataagtTAGTTTATCAGCTAGATGTGACATGCCAAACATAACCTAAGTTGTGATTGTGCATTAGTTTCGTAAACTCTTTTTAGGTTGATTGAATTTATTAATGAGTTTATGGAATAATAAATCATATTTGCTTTTTCAACCAAGTTACAAAATTACCCAACTAAAACAAGCTCTTCGATTAAACTAACTCACAACATAATTATTGAACAAGCTCTGAGTAATTTTGTAAGAACTGCATTAATGTTCAAACAAATATACAACCGCAAGTGATTTTCTCATAAGTTCGGAAAACTAACAATTTGTACCAAAATATTTCATAATGCCAATAAACATCTATTACGAAGTCACTAATATTATTTGCTACCGGTGTTAATTAAATTACCGATGACAAAACCAAACAATCAATATTGCAATTTGATTATTAAAACCCTTGTTAAGCTAATCAAGTTCAAAAAGAATTAAGACAGAAGATTATTGCAAACGGAAATCATAtggttaaaaagaaaaaaaaaatgaacataatcaacaattttaatAGCAAATCCAAAACCATTTACATGATTATAAATGGATGATTTAGCATCAAAAACTACAAAATAAGAAATTAACTTAAAAAATCCAAGTTCGTTTTGATTTTAGGAACCAAAAGAAACCTTCGAGTGGTTGTTCCTCCTTTTGCTACTGTCGTGTGTAACACTGTAAGTTATGTATCTTCgcatcaatttttttttgaaaaaacatcataaatggtcactGTGGTTAcctaaaatctgaagtttagtccccgtggtttaaaaacctcatagatggtctctgtgtttttaaaacttttgacgattggtccttattaCTAACTCCGTTAACTTTTATCCGTTAATTGAGGGGCATTTTCGCCATTTCACACCACATGAACCATTTATGAtcttttcaattatttttttaaaaaaaaaaagaaaaaactaaatataattatttaatatataatatctctctctctctctctctctctctctctctctctctctctctctccactagtTCAATCAGTTTCAACTAATTCCATCGTTCATCCTCATTCCCAATCTTATGCTTCACTCCTCTATTGTCAAATTCGAATTCCATCGCTTTGCCTTCTAGGAGCTTGTATCGTTGTAGGTATTAAGCGTCAGGACTTGTTagggattttagttgaaaacGGTGTCAGTAGTGATGGTAAGGATGAAGGCTAGGGTTCCGACAACTTTAGGCGATGCATAAAAACAATGGATCTCATA includes these proteins:
- the LOC111913263 gene encoding uncharacterized protein At4g38062, yielding MTDLKRMDVHEALDKARAEKERLEEEVRTKTDLYNNLRKAQLEMVTKFQETKLQSEKQAKELNARSEEMISKLEEELRDVEDQLKWKNEQFQHLEEAHERLQESFRCSKSEWEKEKSLLLDEISSVQRSLDAQIRISETLQTQLKICNQALAHEQSSKKLLEFEVSEYKSRFDNIYLECHEAKATIEKLSHKRDEEVAELRDTLATKDSQSKEMGYKLVYLEQENQDLTASLKEFQESQIVKSGPTASLKKLQRRYQDLEQIHKKCKENLEEKEVEWKSQFEKKRKEMDEYLSKLKLQNEQVKQLQEELENSKIQNLKDVSDDLPQKFIEIEKEKQLVENQSMLLETSLKACKIENQSLLCKANEQNEKIVDLQHQIVLLETLVKERTGTIEAQKQETEKYFKVIQDKESSLENVVIGFEQEKKSLLEVLEERNKRIEEVIEEMTNAFKNSEEKQIENDLIHHALQKMEIEVSNLCHKMKVKDESLLQASQHSEELQVKNLEKQTEIDVINQALHKMKIEVNNLFEKMKVKDESLFQASQHAEELQVNNLEKQIEIDVLNQAFEKMRIEVSDLSEKMKLKDESLLQAEELQVLLGIKKLETEKLKKQFEDEKRQLEAENQGLREDITILLSHREDLISQMETISEQMGEFSKDDEFLMGMLDNMLQKSSTLNK